CAGGCAGCAACAGTGTTGGCAGACCCAAATACAATGCAAAAAGAAATTGACAAAGCATACGACGAACTGGAAACAGCATATAGCCTGTTAGAAAAGGCAGCAGATAAAAGACAACTAAAAGCATTAATCGAAGCGACAAAAGAATATCAACAAGAAGAATATACAGAAAATACCTGGGGAATCTATGCAGAAGCGAAAGCAAAAGCAGAAGAAGTCTATAACAATGTAGACGCAACGCAAGAAGAAATCAATGAAGCAGCAGATAACCTGCTAGCAGGAATGCTACAATTGAGATTCAAAGCGGACAGCTTATTAGAGGAAGTAGTGGAAGAAGCAAAAGGAATCGATTTAAGCCAATATACAGTAGAAAGCGCAGCAACCTTCCAAGTACTGTTAGCAGAAGCCCAGGAAATGTTAAACAACAATGACCTAAGTAAAGAAGATGAAGGGACAATTAATGCAAAAGCAATGGAACTGAAGGCGGCACAAAGCAAACTGGAACCAATAAGGACAGCAGGAAGTGAAGCGACCCAAACCGTACAAGAAAGCGCAACACCAAAAGCAGATGCAGCGAAAACAGGGGATGTTGTTTCAATCACAGGATTAGGACTATTGATATCAGGAATCAGTTTACTCATTTTACGCAAGAAAAAATAGCTATAAAATGATTTTATGAAACCATATTTCCAATATTTCTATTGAAATGTTTCCATCATCTAATGCACATTTTAAGCAAAAATAAGGTATACAAAAACGCACCTGATAAAACAGGTGCGTTTTTTACTGTTTTTATAAAATCTTCTGATCGCCATACAAGTAGGAAGAAATCGACTTCTAATCATTTTATTAAAAATATAGTCAAAATTAGTATCCATTAGATGTAGAAAAAATTTTTTATCCATTGAAATAGGTTATTGCCATGGTAAAAGAAATTTTCTATTGTAAAAAGGAGCCAATTAGAACTACGATTCCGCTTTATTTTTACGGATGATTGTGCCAGTCTGTAATACTCCCTGATAGGGGATTTTAAATTTCATCATTGCATGGCAGGCGGAATCTACCAATTGGTTTTCTTCATCAAAAATCTGACTGATTACCATCTCAAAAGGTTTTTTGCCCGGCTCCAATACCTCTACGGTATCCCCAGCCAAAAATTTATTTCTTTGGGTGCAATACGCAAATTCACCATCTGTACGGTCCACAATTGCCACAACATCAAAATTTCTCAAATAGCCACCATTTTCATAATACTGTCCATCTTCAGGACGGCCAAGCAAAAATCCTGTGTTATATCTGCGATGGCTCACTTTGCAAACCTCATCCAACAGCCAAGGTTCCAACTGGAAATGTTCTGGATCCCGCTGATATTGATCCAAGGCAATCCGATAAGCATTGGTAATAACTGAAACATAATAAGAGGATTTTGCCCTTCCTTCAATTTTTAAACTAGTAACACCAGCTTGTGCCAACTGGTCAATATATTCAATCAAAC
This is a stretch of genomic DNA from Clostridium facile. It encodes these proteins:
- a CDS encoding FIVAR domain-containing protein gives rise to the protein MRKTQKKTDEYTNAIPSVKDSFDKALTDAKAINDNDSATQEQIDTAWRTLLNEIHKLGFQVGDKTKLQALYDEMSKVDLDDYKDGVSKENFVKALEQAATVLADPNTMQKEIDKAYDELETAYSLLEKAADKRQLKALIEATKEYQQEEYTENTWGIYAEAKAKAEEVYNNVDATQEEINEAADNLLAGMLQLRFKADSLLEEVVEEAKGIDLSQYTVESAATFQVLLAEAQEMLNNNDLSKEDEGTINAKAMELKAAQSKLEPIRTAGSEATQTVQESATPKADAAKTGDVVSITGLGLLISGISLLILRKKK